Below is a window of Pleurodeles waltl isolate 20211129_DDA chromosome 4_1, aPleWal1.hap1.20221129, whole genome shotgun sequence DNA.
tgggctgGGGATACCCCGGTGGAGAAAGGAGGGCGGGGCAGGCATACTCTGTTCCCGCCCTCAGGGAGGCTTGCCTTGACGCGGACACACAGAGCTGTGCTGCGATAGAAAGGAGGCAGCTGGGAGGCTGCCAAGGCAGTCGGGGCAGGGTGGGGAGGGCGTTCGACGGGTGGGAAGGGGGGGGCAGGAGGTGGAGGACAGAATCCCTTCAGCACAGGAGGAGCAGAAGGAGAGtgaggaaggggtgggaggaggaggtgcagagggaAGGAAACTGGGAGTTAGGAGGGACTACTTGAGTACACGTTCCACCAGTGCAAGGGGGAGCACATAccttgggtgggggaggggaggaccCTGATGTGGGGGGGAAGATGGGAAGGGGCCATGTCAAGGGCGATGAGCTGGAGGGCGACCTCACCGAgtttgggggtggtgggaggggggtctGCTGGGTTGAGGGAGGGGGCCCCCAGTTCAGGAGGGTATGGGGGGGTTTCCTGCGCAATAATGGGAATCGATTCTAGAATGGAGcgacgaggaggaggcagaggggctgGCTGTTGAGGAGGATGGGATCACCTTGAAGGTGCGTCCTCCAAGGTGAACTTACGGAAAGCGTTGGGGCCTGGAGGCCCTGGGCGATGCTTTCGATGTCGAGAATTTGGGGAGGGAGGAGTTCCCGTGGGGGGTGAGCGGGAGGATAGGGGTGCTTGGGTGGCGGGGTGCGTCGGGGGGTGATATGAGTGCGGTTTCTGGGCTCACCGGCACATCGGGCATTTCCTGGCAGGGTGAGAAGACGGCACGACGGGACCCGAGCGGGTCTGTGGTGGCACGGCAACCTTGGGAGGAAGTACAGATGGGCCCTGAGCGGCCGGCCGGATGGCATCACAGAGGGATGTAGGTGGCAAGGAGCCACGGGCTAAGGTTGGTTTTCAGGGGCCCCGTGATGGAATGGGTTTTGCGCCCACCGGTGACCGGCTCTGGACGACCAGCCTGGCACATGGCAGTCTGGACGGGGCAGGAGGGCCCTGCAGCGGTCCTTACCTCATGCGGGAGGTACCACAATGGATGAGGATAAGGGGAGGGCTTACAGTGGTGCCCTGCCTGGTGAGTATGGAGAAATGTTAGTGGAGGAAGAATTGGATTAGGAGGAAGAAAATACTGAAGGAGAGTTGAGGGATGAGGAGAAGGACGACTGGTGGGGTACAAAGAGGGGGGTGTCTAATCTTGTGCCTCAGTCGTTTCAGGTGGTGAGTGAGGCCAAAGGACGAGGATAAATGGCGATGCGGACGGCTCAGGAGCGGCCCATGTCCTTGGCGCTAGGTAAGGAGGTGGTTTCTACACACCATGATGTGGTATCAGTGGCAATTGAGGCGAAGGCGGATAACGCGAAAAAGCATTTGTGTAAAGGGGTATATGTCATAGACGGCAGGGTCGGGCCGGAGACCGGCAGCGGGGCCACAGGTACCGGAGAGCAAGGAGGGCGGGGATACTAAGGATGACTCTGGTAAGGAGACAGtcagggaaaaaataaaaataaattaccctaCATGGGCACAGCTAAGCCATTAGGGGCGCACCTCATGGTAACAACgaaggagaagatttggaaaggtGAGTATGTAGAAATGTTAAAGCTTCTTCATTGGGAGGTCAGATCCAAAGAAGCTTCTATAGAGGAGGAATATGAATTGGCCAAGAGGCAGAGGGTTCCAGTTAACATTGAGAACTGGACAGCAGCCTTTTTAATATTTGCGAGTGTTTATTGCGAGCGCTTTCCCAAGAGGGCAGTAGCGCTTTTTAAGTATAAGGACGTCATCTGGAAGGCACATCTAAATTATGGGGGCTATACCTGGGTCCAGTACGATGAAGAGTTTCGGGCAAGGATGGCAGCCGATTCGGAAGTACAATGGGGGGAGATTGACGCAGACCTGTGACAGCACACCATGAGCctgtcaaaatttggcaaaactgtTTTCACGGCTAGCGGGCTGCCTATAATGTACTGGCCCTTTTGGGAGCACCCCACCCAGGGTGGGGCAAGTGCAACCACAAAGGGTGGGTCAGGAACTGTGGGAAGTGGGTCACTCAAGTCAGGAGCATGCTGGGATTACAACAAGGGCCTTTGCACCCTTGAATACTGCAAATTTAGACATGAATGTTCACGTTGCTTCGGAAGGCATGCGGTTATTCACTGTTATGCCTCAGGAAACCAAGGAGCCCAGGTGGCAGGTCAAAGTCAGTCTTCCTATGCGAGCAGCCAAGGGGGGGCAGGGACCCAGCCTGCCCAGAGGCGGGCAGGGTCCTTTGGGAAAAAAGCTCGTACTCCAGTTAAAATTGACAAACTGCGTTTTTGGTTGGAACGTTACGACGATGAACGGGCAGCACAGGTTTTGTTGCGCGTTTTTTTGGAGGGTTTCAAATTGGCCGACACAGGGCCCCGACAGCGCTGCTGGGCTGATAACTTAAAGTCCgtcaagaggaaggaggagatcgtaCAGCAAAAACTAGACAAGGAGGTGGATGAAGGGCGAATGGAAGGTCCTTTTTCAGACTGGCCCTTGGAGAATCTCTTGGTGTCCCCCATTGGAGTGGTCCCGAAGAAGGAACCTGGGCAATACCAGCTGATTCATCATTTATCTTGGCTGGAGGGCTCCTCTGTGAATGATTTCATTTCAGAGGAGAGGACGCGGGTGTCTTATGCGTCGGTAGACGTGGCCATTGCTACGGTGGAATGTCTAAGAACTGGTCCCTTGAGGGCAAAGACAGATATAAAATCAGCCTTTCGGCTCCTACCAGTCAGCCCCAATGACTTTGAACTTTTCAGTATACAATTCCAAGGAAGTTGCTACGTGGACAAAGCCCTCCCCATGGGGTGTTCAATTTCACGTTCATTATTTGAGTGTTTCAACACCTGTTTATAATGGATATTTATATCCGTAACCAGGCAGAAGGAGGTGACATTACTGTGTTGGGCTTTGGTCTGTATTAGCAGGGACAATACTGTGCGGAGGATTGGCCGGGGGCTTGGCGGGGGGCAGGAGCATCGCGTTCTTTGAGCTGTTCCCATTTGTGGTCGCAGTGCGCATTTGGGGTCATCTCCTGGAGCACAAAAAAGTGCTATTCCAAACTGACAccctggcggtggtgcaggttgtTAATAGGCAATTAGGGCGGGATGTGCAGGTGCTGCAGCGAGTTTTCGTACTAGAATGGTTGCGCCGTGGCATTCATTTTAGGGCTAAACATGTGCCGGGTGTAAACAATGACACTGCGgacgctttgtctcgttcacagtgggagagattccatgggatGGTTGCGGACGAGCCCCTGTGCAGGATACCAATGCCGGCTGCTCTGTGGACCATAGGCAACGCTGGAAGCTGCGCCTGGTGGTGAACTTGTTGGCGCAATCTACACAGCAAGTGTACGTCCAGGCGTGGCAGGAGTTTCGGCGGTCGGGGGCGGTCAGGAGGGAAGATGGTAAACATAGGCTGTAGGACTTAGTGCGTTTTATCATGCAGTTAGTAGAGAGACGGCAATCTAGGATCACCATATCATGGAAATTGTCGGGCATTGCCTTCATGAGAAAACTGTTGTGGGGCTATTCACCGTCAGCAGGGTAGCTGGGGCGTCGGATCCTGGAGAGCAAGACAAGAAACGTAATGAGCGGCAGCCTATGTCTTTAGGCTTGCTAAAGGAGGTTTTGCCAGCACTTCAGAGAGTATGTTATGATGAAGACAAATGTCTTTTATTTAGGACCTTAATGTCTTGGATGTTCTTCTGTGCCTTCTGGGTTTCAGAGTTGGTAGGCTCAGGACATAAGACAGGTTTGAGGTGGAGTGACGTGACCTTCAGGAGGAGCAGAGTGGTATTGCACATCTGGAGTTCTACAACAGGGCAGAGGAGCACAGGTGGTACTTACGGATTATCCTATTGAGGGGGCATGCCCGGTTTCCCTGGGTATGCAGTTCAAGGCACGAAGTTTGGGAGGTTATGGGGAGGTTTTTCACGATGGGGATGGGAAAAGGGTCATAGCGCATCAGCTTTCAGCTCTTTTGAGGGCAGGTTTGCAGTGCGTAGGGCGGAATGCTGCTCAGTTTGACACACATTCTTTCCGGATAGGCATGACGACAGAGGCGAGGTCAAGGGGATGGCGCACACGTCAGATAATGAGGCTCGGGAGGTGGAAATCAGATGCTTACAAAAGATACGTAAGGCAAGGGGTTGAAGGGGAGTCAGGGGTGTGAGTTTAACATatttttctcctgctgcaggttCTGTACCAGGACCGGAGGCACATTTCCTGGCCATCTGGGTCATCGGACATTCCTTCGTCAAGTGGGCTCAAAAGCAAGCAAGACGAACGGCTATTGGGGAACATATGGGTTTGGATCGGGAATGGTACAGGGTGCGTTGGGTTGGAAAAGGGGGCAGGAGTTGTTAGCGATGTTGCATAAAATCAGAGGGAGAGGTTTGTGCCCGAATGTGTTATTAATCCATTTGGGGGGAAAGCAACTTAGTACAGAGGACAGGATTAGATATCATGAAGGGTATGAAAGGGAACTTGCAGGAAATTCAGCAACAGTGGTATGGGTGTCACGTGGTTTGGACAGCTTTTGTCCCGTgcagggtatggagaggggcaagaAAACAAGGTGCTACTGAAAGGGCACGCAGGAAAATTATtacgaaaattaaaaaaaattgtgaggaAAACAGTATTACTTATTTGGAACACAGAGAGCTTTGTTTTGAGGACCGCAAAGTCTTTAGGGGCGACAGCgtacacctgtccttcatgggcatggagttgtacctgctccaaATGAAGGAAGTTTTGAAGGCATTGTTTGGCGAGCCTTTTAGCAGGGCGTGAGCGATGGGCGACATAACATTCAATGGCGTGAGGGACAACGCAGAAGGGTGGGGGCAGAAAAAGGAggttcctttttctggtggcggagactGAGACAGTTTTACATGACAACGATAACAGGGAGGGATGGCAGATTTGACAAGACACATTCACATTTGAAGGGGGTGGACAgcagcaggacaactcagacaCAAATATTTTGGGGGTAGGGGGCAGCAGGAGATTATTAAGGTGACAAAACGGATTCAGTGAAGAAATCATTACAAAAGGAAGAGTATATTTAGAGACTGCAAGGTTAAGGATAAAGGGAGGGGGAgagtaggggaggggggagtgtttGAAAGGTAAAAATGTATAGTGAGGTTGTTAGTTTTGTGAGGCCAAGGGTTTGTTGCATTGCAAGTGCACccgtttccaataaagcggcctttttacACACAAAGAGGTGTTGTGGTGATGTCCTTCTTCCCCGAGGGGGTCCCGAAGGGGGATTGCCGGAGGAATGAGAGGTCTCCCCACTGGGATGTTTGGGGAAGTGGCACAGCCCACGGGTGCTGTTTGGGCGTTTTTTGGGCTATGAGGGGAGATATATTTAGGAGCCATCTCAGGTATGTGCTACCATTTTAGGAAAGGCAACACAGTGGCCGGCTGGGCAACCCAAAGTTTTTGCCCAACCTCCCTCCCAAGCGGCGAGTAAGCAGGGGGTGAAGTTTTGTGGGGGGCCAAGTAGAAGCTGAAGGAGCTGCGTTGGAGAATGGGTGCACGAAGGGGGTTGAAGTTTGTATGTTGTTGCTGGGAATAGACCTTTAGGGCAATAAGAGAATCGTAattcacaacaacaacaaaaaaagaagaagaactgcctcaTTCTAGTCTGTGCGCTACTAGCAACTTCAAAAGCCAACAAAGTACCTCTTTACCAGCTGATTCTGTAATTAGAAGACTCCACCAGTTTTCCATTTGATTCTTGCAGTAGACAGGAAGGCAGATCAACCCCTCTGACTGACCCCTCCTAAAGCGATAAACCATTACAAGGGCAACTCATAGGTCTCCACTGTAATGATTCTGATGCAGCTGCAAAAAAGGAGAAAGTGCAGTGCCAGTGGAAGAGGTCGCCATATCCCAGACAAAGCACCAGAATCACTTGACTGCATGGGCACTGCCAAGATCATTTCACAAAAAGAGCTTTTTTAAATTTTGTGACTTAAGATATCGCTCTGAAGAGACATGAAAGGCAAAGCTAACATTCCTCACCCTGAACAGAGGAACACACCAGGACCAAACCCTGCCTTTTAACCATCCGAAATACCAGTGCACTTGAGAATTGTAAAAACACCTACAGGCGACTGACATTCTTAAAGACATCTTACTTTCCATCTTTAGGCAGAGGCTCTCAAGTACGCTCAGAGTTTCTGCCTGCAGTTGGGGAACCCCAAGAGCGCTGCAGTCAGGGAGAGCCCTGGTTCAGAGAGACAGCCCCGCTCTACATCCAATTCGTTCACTGGAGTAAGATGGTGAACCAACGCAGGGTGGGAACAGAGCCATGCTATCTTGTCTCTTCTGTGCATGATGGGGTTCAGAACACGTAAAGCTGGACCTGTCAGGATAGTTGCACACAACTGAGTTTTATCATTACGACTAGCCGAAACCATTTTTATATTCTCAACACATGTATAAATTTTCTCTGGTATGTGTCCGTTTATGTCTCGCTAGGGTTGATGAGTCAACAAATCGCTTCTGGCATATGTTACACATGAAGGGTTTCTCACCCGTGTGCATTCGCTGGTGTTTGATAAGATGCGGTAACTGTCTGAAATGGTTTCCACAAATGCTGCAGGTGTACGGCTTTTCACCAGTATGTATCCGTTTGTGCGTTATTAAGTTTGCCATGACGTTGAAGCACCGCCCACATTCACTGCACGAATAGGGCTTCTCCCCGGTGTGTATTCTCTGATGTATCATTAATGACCTTGAATGTCGGAAACTTTTCTCACACACTCTACATATACAGTTTGTttttccccctttcttcttttttattttgttgtgtgttggCTGGCTGAAACTGCATTCACTGCAAATATTCTGCTGCTGTGTGAGCGAGTTTGATGAGTGGCTGAAATATTTTCCACACTGACTGCAAATGTAAAGTTTCACCCCAGTTTGCATTTTTCTCTGTTGACTGACAGTGGTCGATTCAGAGGACGTCTGCTCAGTGTCGATCACAGTCTCACTCCGTAATCTTCTGTCCGATGGATGCCCCACACCGCTGTGAAGCTTGCTGAAGCTGTCATCACGGTTCGTGTGTGTATATGTTAACGCTCCAGCGTTTCCTTCACAGTCGATAGTGTCAGCTGTCTCACAGCCATTTGCCTGCTCTTGTTTCACAGAATTTTCTTTTGTGTTGacacctaaaaaaaaacataaagacccTCATTAACACATCATGTAAAAACTACTAAAATATTGTCTTATTACTAAAGTTGTAGAAATCGATCACCAACGAACTTGTCCAATGCTTTAAGCTAAAATGAAATTCGAGACTTTCCGAAAAAAGAGGCCGTCATTTATTTTGGCAACACGGACAAATATTTACTGCAGGGACAGAGCTGAATTCGGAAACTACATTCTGCTACCCAGATATTTCAACTGTAGTGGTTATGAATCCCTTAAACCTGGCTCTGCTGCATTGTTTTATCAATATTCAAAAGACACACAGTCCATATGATGATCTGAGAATGTCACACCATCCACTTGGGAAAGATCATAGAAAAGACCCCTATGTTCACCTCAGACGGGATCCATGTTTAATTATGCAAATATTCATAAAGCTCACTCCTTTCCTGATATTACTTTAGTGCAGAAGCTCTATATCACTGCTTCCTGACAGGGAAAGGTATTTTGGTTCCTGAAAATTACCTAAACAATTATTCATTCACACCAAAGCTATCCCGattaagttttattttctatacggACTGAATTAGTTTAGTCATTGTGGTGGGACAATTTTGAGGAACCAGCCAAACTTAAAAGAAGATACACGCAGAACGCATGGCAACTGAGCACACGCCATCTCAGCTCAGTCTACAGAAACCAGGAAATGGAGAACATGTCAGTGTGCAGAATTTACTGTACTGACTTTACAAAAGAATAGTTCACGCACGGTTTTTTCTGGAGCTTTAGACCATGGGTGGAAAAGACCCGTTAGCTTTCCGCTGTAATTCCGCAGAATACTCAAAAATGGCAGAAAGGTCTACCACTGTGGACAAATTaattttttatgccatttctgtgagcaATTAAAATTCTGGATGAATAAACCAGAGTTTTAGTATTAAAAAGGTAAAAAGTTTCGTTATCAAACATCTTGAAATGATTATCCTCAATTACGGGTTGTTTctctttaaaaaaggaaaacattttgtgtGGACATATCGACTTAAACTAGGTCATGCAGGGGACATCAGAACAAACGTgttacttcatacaagtgcctttGTAAATGTTTCTCATCTGCGGTAGAGGAGTAACTACACAGAACAAAATGAACACACGAGTTCAAGGATGTATTTCTGTAATATTCCATAGGACACTGATAGCCCTCTCAGTTCGCAGTGCTCGTCAACAGCTTCTTGTActactgaaaggagaagagattcGGCTGCAGTTCCCTTAATAATGCAGGAATGATGCTACACCACCTGGTACAGCCATGTCCTGATGTGATGTGCTGGGATTCTAACCAAAGGTGGGCCGCAGAGACCTAAATGGCGAAAGAACTTGTGCGCAAGAAACACATTCTATATCCGAGAACATTATTGTGCAGAATACATACTTTACAGCTATTATTAGGTCTCTAACTAGGCCACAGGGAATGAGAATAAGTGATTCAATTTAGTCACTGATTTAAATATCACGTTATTCTCACCGTTGGTGGGGTGGTTAGCAATCTCTGAATCTTTGGAGCAAGGCCAGTCAATGCAGTCCGGCTCTTCCTCTTCAACCTGAAGTATGTAGTCTGGCTGAGCATCCGGGTCAGAGCCTGCGGAGAATACAAAGGGGTCAAGTATAGGACTTGTGGTTCACTTCTGTGCAGGAGGGCAGGGATATTACACGACCTGTGCTGTTAACATGTTAAACATCCCACCTAGAAGCTATGTCCCCAACTCCACAAGAACATGTTCAGTACCTGTGCTTACCAGAGTTGGCTTGCTTGTTGTCTGTAATTCCCTCTGGTTCCGACAGATCCCAGATGCACCCCTCTTCGCTTTTATTAATATTTCTGACAGTGTCAGAATCAGCAACTTTATGCCCTATAAAAGATATATTAGACTTGACAATGAACCAGTGAAAGATATTTAATGCAATTTGGTGTGTCTGAATAACATGTCACATGTGAGCTCGGACTGTTTTTCTGTAAACATGTTTTATCCACTAAACCAGCTGCTTAGACTCACTGCATGAAGCTGACTGTAACACAACtttaaacacacaccacacacagaaatGAGTACATCTCCTGAAGGGCTGACCAGAACAAACCACTGGGTTTATTCTAAAGCTACATTTTTTGTAAAGAGGCATGAGTTGCACAAGTGGCTCCAAGGAGCTCCGGTACCAGATGTGCAGGGCGCCAATAATGGGCGGGCATTTATAATAAGAGGGGTTGAAAGGAGGCGGGGTGGCAGGAGGATACTTGGGGAAGAGTTTGATATTTTCTCTGGAAATTATTTTGGCCTTTATTCGAGTGCAATTCCAATGCAGcaatgtccaaagaggagttcaaaacaGAGTCTGTGACAAGTGAAAAACTAACATTGCGATGTTGGCCAAGAAGCTTAGGGGGTACTTGGACATCTCATGGGTCtcatgggggaggggggaatttGGGGGTGTATTTTAAGCTTTTGTGTCCTGGGCTTATACTGGTGATGGTTCGGTTGAGTACAAAGTATTATGCACTGTATGAGTATTTTAATTACTAGCCAGCCTATCTCCTAGGGGCCTTTCTCATAAGATCCCTGGGATTTAGTCATTGGTATAACCGAACTTTGAGAATCCTACCAACCAACCCCTGCAGACAGCCTGACACAAACATAAGAATACCAGATGACACCATGTCATCAAGAACACCACCTTTCAGAGTTGGGCATTTATTTTCCAAACCAATGCGCTTTAATCTCAATTCACCTCAGCTGAATAAATTGGACTGAAGGTCTGCATGACAATGAAATGTAAACGGAAATGCTAGAGCTGAATGTGGTGCTCCTGGAGACAGTCATCTGGTACCTTATATAAAACTGATCTACTTCTAATTTTATGTTCACTAGTTAAAGCTGGTAGGGAGGCTCAGCAATTGAAATATGTTCAAACCCCAGCTAGATTGTCTCGTGTTATGGAAATCATTGCTGTAGTACTAAAGGGAGGCCAATACGAGCATTTCCATTCTTACAGTACATTGGGAGGGCAATGCTTTCAACCTCCCTGACACCAGTGAACATTTAACCACCAGTTCACCGTGGTTGCTTTACCCATACTGCATTGAAAAATAAAGTGGACTGTTGAACTGCATCGGTTTTACATATCTATGTGCATATTTTAATAGCACTTCTCCAATTGTATGTTTGGCTTGCACTAATTTACAACTAATCTAGCTGCCTTAGGGTGCACCATTTACACTACGTACAGAAAATCTCAAAACAAAACTTCAACCAGAAAGGAAAAAAATTATGATTGGAGACTATTCCATTCTTTATTAAACTATTAGTAGATAGCTGCCAAAATAGTATTCCGCTGCcattgtgtttctggcactgaatttgccacctactactacttgtttattttattagttaattaaaaccataaaagtaatccttctaCATAAAACGTAAACAAAGCCGTGCTCATACATTAAAACTTATAAATTGCATACAATTTTAAATAACTGAGAGGAGGTATATTTCACAAAGAAGAAGAATCCCTACTTGATTCCGGGTTCTAATACAGTACTTCATAGTGGTCTGGCCGTGTGGTGAATATTACCAACATACCTTTCTATCTTTAGCGTTTTTACACAAAGTGGGTGGACTATGTCTCTATTTGCGCCCTCCCTATCCCAGGCTTCTTCCAGCAGACGCTATTTTACTGgagtaaatttccaaaaattgaaccaatctaatattcaatatggtgttttgtgggttgaatgcttcgattagtgtttgtctgcaggatctaatccctaggccgtttatttcttttttcaataaacattttcTATCTTCAGCCAGGgccgggcaaatgcagaccacatgcatcaggttttctacCGCCCGATGACAAAGCCGACACTCCTGTGCACCCATTTGAGGCCCTTTCTTCCAAATTGGGAGGAGGTCTGGCGTTGGGACATCGCCCAGCCTAAGACTTATTGGAGACTACAAACTGCTTCTGCTCCCATGATCTGCATTTTCTCTCAATGCCAGTTCAATGTTTACAACTATCTTCACCACATCCCTCCAGCCTATCATGGTGTAAGTGTGCGTGATCAAGAGCGTTTCAAGCATCCTGTGATATTCACCAAGTCAATCATCTGGCGTGTGCTTCAGATGTGAAATTATTCTGCCCAAGGGACTGACTGTTTAGGCAGACTGGCTGGGGGAGTAATGATTTGAAATTTCAAGCGGTCAAAACAGAGGTGCAGTGGATCAACTGTTCTGTTACTCCACTTCCCTTGCACTTTTTGCCCCCCTCTTGGTCCAGCTGTCTCCCACCAAATAGAGACGGTTCTGATTCTTAGCTTTATTCTGGATTGTAATCGGTCTCTTGCTAAGCAGGTTATTCATCTCACtgctacctgttttttttttgcttaggGTGGTGTGGAACACTTggctgcttttctcattctctgtGCACTAAGTGGCGGTGACTATTTTGAGCCGCCTGAACTACTTTAATGCTCTTTTTTGGGTGTTGCTATCGGACTTTGAAAAGGCTCCAACTAATAAAAAATGCGGCAGCAAATGCGGCCAGAGGCACAGTGTGGCAAATGCGGCCATTTGCCACGCTGTGCCTCTGCTGCAATAAATATTTTGCATTGGCTGCCAGTTGGTAAAGGGATCCATTTTAAGTCATTATGTACAAAAGGTTTTTAATCATACAGACACAAATACCTCAAGTAGAAATTAATTCACTATTCCTGTAGTACTAACTTAAGATCTATTGATACCTCTTTGGTGGTAATCAGAAGGATTAAGCAGGCATGACTTGGGAGCAGATCCTTTCATGTCACTGTCGCTAAAATGTGAAATTCACTTCCAGTAATGCTGTGGAAAAAGCATGATCTCTAGCTCTGCAGTAAGGCGGTAAAACTTGGCTGTATGTGCAATAGCTCCCTTTACTGGTTTACCTTTGTACTTAGCATCAGGACATTTATATAGGTAACCGAGCACTCAAAAAAACAGATGCCTCTACTCTTTTAGAAGAAACAGCATAGACAGGACAGCTCTGAAAGGATGATATATGAACGCAATAGAAACCTCTCCAACAATATATAAACATGTAGGTTTTAACTTTAGTAGAATttgatgtgatggatatcctgtggtGGTATGTGGTTGGCAGGTGGGTGCGAGCGAGTGGTAGGAGATTCATTAGCGggaaagtggccctctggtttgGTACTTCTGTGAATCTACACAGCACTAATTAAACACAGGTATATCCAAAACGTTTTCCACAGTGCATCTGTGCGTCAGAAGGTGGTGCCCTGCTGCTCCGCACTGATGCAGAAACACTCTAGAAATGAAATTTGGGGGCCTATGTAGGCGACACTCCTGctttgctgacatcagttcctttctttctgccccTTCAGATGTGGACCCAGAGCTTCTTTCGcctcttggagtccactttttCGACTTTCAAGTCAAACA
It encodes the following:
- the LOC138288363 gene encoding zinc finger protein 253-like isoform X2, with amino-acid sequence MKDIQEALISLGPLIASIALSLKAKENEDLYTEESVKQRIVNRFSRHKVADSDTVRNINKSEEGCIWDLSEPEGITDNKQANSGSDPDAQPDYILQVEEEEPDCIDWPCSKDSEIANHPTNGVNTKENSVKQEQANGCETADTIDCEGNAGALTYTHTNRDDSFSKLHSGVGHPSDRRLRSETVIDTEQTSSESTTVSQQRKMQTGVKLYICSQCGKYFSHSSNSLTQQQNICSECSFSQPTHNKIKKKKGGKTNCICRVCEKSFRHSRSLMIHQRIHTGEKPYSCSECGRCFNVMANLITHKRIHTGEKPYTCSICGNHFRQLPHLIKHQRMHTGEKPFMCNICQKRFVDSSTLARHKRTHTRENLYMC
- the LOC138288363 gene encoding zinc finger protein 250-like isoform X1, with the protein product MSEKVSKTSQDATAYFSDEEWKLLHEWQKGLYRNVMKDIQEALISLGPLIASIALSLKAKENEDLYTEESVKQRIVNRFSRHKVADSDTVRNINKSEEGCIWDLSEPEGITDNKQANSGSDPDAQPDYILQVEEEEPDCIDWPCSKDSEIANHPTNGVNTKENSVKQEQANGCETADTIDCEGNAGALTYTHTNRDDSFSKLHSGVGHPSDRRLRSETVIDTEQTSSESTTVSQQRKMQTGVKLYICSQCGKYFSHSSNSLTQQQNICSECSFSQPTHNKIKKKKGGKTNCICRVCEKSFRHSRSLMIHQRIHTGEKPYSCSECGRCFNVMANLITHKRIHTGEKPYTCSICGNHFRQLPHLIKHQRMHTGEKPFMCNICQKRFVDSSTLARHKRTHTRENLYMC